One segment of Candidatus Hydrogenedentota bacterium DNA contains the following:
- a CDS encoding DUF481 domain-containing protein translates to MRLRGLFPAILAGYIGLAGLAASDQAFLEDGSVLVGAVRGMSEGALRIETSFGGELSIPWAQVRGLATDGVIVAEGSDGSRLTGRLVVTDGAPGVLDASGATSSLSLRDLTAIWPEGEAPERELAPEPAATVVEAKPRAAWTGRAELGLNGQSGNKERIDVRGGVNLNRATETTRLNLYLRGQYAETNNDRSANEVMVGGRIEWDFSERTYMFAKIDLEQDEFEDLELRTTITTGLGHFFIKREKIELKGWAGAGYEREIFEKPERQPLPAVSSLEEAIEVAVRREVSRRLSGGDPDRIMSEAVVELGYNYRHDFGANFRFIHGLTYYPSVNDPTGDYRINADTSLEFPLGKDPDWTLRTGVRNEYNAMPQAGVERLDTSYFLNLGYKW, encoded by the coding sequence ATGCGCTTACGCGGGTTGTTTCCGGCGATTCTGGCCGGCTATATCGGTTTGGCGGGGCTGGCGGCGTCGGATCAGGCGTTTCTCGAAGATGGATCCGTGCTGGTGGGCGCGGTGCGCGGCATGTCGGAGGGCGCGTTACGGATTGAGACGTCTTTCGGGGGAGAACTGTCGATTCCGTGGGCGCAGGTGCGCGGCCTGGCGACAGACGGGGTGATTGTCGCCGAAGGAAGCGATGGCTCCCGTCTAACCGGCCGCCTGGTGGTAACCGATGGCGCGCCGGGCGTTCTGGACGCTTCCGGCGCGACGTCTTCCCTTTCCCTGCGGGACCTGACCGCGATCTGGCCCGAGGGCGAAGCGCCGGAGCGGGAATTGGCGCCCGAACCCGCGGCCACCGTTGTGGAAGCAAAGCCCAGGGCGGCTTGGACCGGTCGCGCGGAATTGGGGCTGAACGGTCAATCGGGGAACAAGGAGCGAATCGACGTTCGCGGGGGCGTGAATCTGAATCGCGCGACGGAAACGACCCGCCTGAATCTGTATCTCCGTGGCCAGTACGCCGAGACGAACAACGATCGATCAGCCAATGAAGTGATGGTGGGCGGCCGCATTGAATGGGACTTCAGCGAACGGACCTACATGTTTGCGAAGATCGATCTGGAGCAGGATGAGTTCGAGGATCTGGAGCTCCGCACCACGATCACCACGGGCCTCGGCCACTTTTTCATCAAGCGGGAGAAGATCGAACTCAAGGGCTGGGCGGGCGCCGGCTACGAGCGCGAGATTTTCGAGAAACCCGAGCGCCAGCCCCTGCCGGCGGTGTCCTCGCTGGAGGAGGCGATCGAGGTGGCCGTGCGCCGCGAGGTGTCGCGGCGCCTGTCGGGTGGCGATCCGGACCGGATCATGAGCGAGGCGGTGGTGGAGCTGGGGTACAACTACCGGCACGATTTCGGCGCGAATTTCCGCTTCATCCACGGTCTGACTTATTATCCGTCCGTGAATGATCCCACGGGCGATTACCGGATTAACGCGGATACCTCCCTGGAGTTTCCGCTCGGGAAGGATCCGGATTGGACGTTGCGGACGGGGGTCCGCAACGAATATAACGCCATGCCGCAGGCCGGTGTGGAACGCCTGGACACATCGTATTTCCTGAACCTTGGATATAAATGGTAG
- a CDS encoding class I SAM-dependent methyltransferase, whose protein sequence is MDPRDRFSNRADDYDRYRPGYPRALVSLIAERCGLRPGHSVADIGSGTGILTDLILEHGNRVYAVEPNGPMREAAERRLGGRPGFFSVDGTAEATTLLASSVDLVVAAQAFHWFEPRATRDELRRILRAPGWVALIWNERPRQATGFEAAYEALLERHAIDYAAVDHRRVDAARVDEFFHPARAERIVLSNSQSLDRAGLAGRVRSCSYVPAAGAPGYGAMMGDAGALFDERQVGGVVVLNYETIIYLGALRPGPGRGAPPRA, encoded by the coding sequence TTGGACCCGCGCGATCGCTTTTCCAACCGGGCCGACGATTACGATCGCTACCGCCCGGGCTACCCGCGCGCGCTGGTTTCCCTGATTGCCGAACGGTGCGGTTTGCGGCCCGGGCATTCCGTGGCGGACATCGGGTCGGGTACCGGGATTCTGACGGACCTGATATTGGAACACGGGAACCGGGTTTACGCCGTGGAGCCCAATGGCCCGATGCGCGAGGCCGCCGAACGGCGCCTGGGCGGGCGCCCGGGTTTCTTCAGCGTGGACGGCACGGCGGAGGCGACGACACTGTTGGCGTCGTCGGTGGACCTGGTTGTGGCGGCGCAGGCATTCCACTGGTTCGAGCCCCGGGCTACACGGGACGAGTTGCGGCGGATTCTTCGCGCGCCGGGGTGGGTCGCCTTGATCTGGAATGAGCGCCCGCGGCAGGCGACGGGTTTTGAGGCGGCCTACGAAGCGCTGCTGGAGCGCCACGCTATCGACTACGCGGCGGTGGACCACCGCCGTGTCGATGCCGCGCGCGTGGACGAGTTTTTCCATCCGGCGCGGGCGGAGCGGATCGTGTTGTCGAATTCCCAGTCCCTTGACCGAGCGGGGCTGGCGGGGCGCGTCCGATCGTGTTCGTATGTGCCGGCGGCCGGCGCGCCGGGCTATGGGGCCATGATGGGGGACGCCGGCGCGCTCTTCGATGAGCGCCAAGTTGGAGGTGTTGTTGTGCTGAACTATGAAACCATTATCTATCTGGGGGCGCTGCGGCCCGGCCCCGGCCGAGGCGCGCCACCCCGGGCGTGA
- the fusA gene encoding elongation factor G produces MPVVDPGKERNVGIVGHGGVGKTMLLEHILHDAGVTNRMGSIEEGNTVGDYLEEERERKHSITMKLCHVEWRGDRIHFIDHPGYMDFQGEIAASTPLIDGLIIMVDATTGVQVGTDIAWKYAQRHRVPRAFFVNKLDREHTNFDEVVAGLRETYGKQCVPLVIPVGEGGNLERVVNIFEGDTSGIEDQIARVKEAIVDAVAETDDALMEKYFETGELSPEEFHRGLHDGITAGKIMPIIAGSAIKDFGIDELLDVVAESFPSPLDRHVVATNGTGESVELKVGADEPFLGQVFRNVVDPYVGHLTFFRVLTGTLRSDSEFYNVTTGAKERTGKILLLNGKEQTVVDAVGPGDLAAMTKLKNTNFGDTIAAVGSNYSMPPISLPPSMVKLAITPKTRADEDKIGEALHRLAEEDPTFQHFRNEETGEHIIQGTGDLQIEIMLDRMRRKYNVDVETSTPRVAYRETIRSEAEAQGKHKKQSGGHGQYGDVHLRLKPLPRGSGYEFIDSIVGGVVPKQYIPHVDKGAQEALQRGVISGHPVVDVAVELFFGSYHNVDSSEMAFKIAASLAIQKAVKSARPCLLEPIVELAVTIPEEFMGDINGDLNSRRGRILGMEPAGAGRQRIRALAPESEVLRYSTDLRSITHGRGSFEVQHSGYDEVPESIARGIIEAYEAARAEGN; encoded by the coding sequence ATGCCAGTTGTTGACCCGGGCAAGGAACGTAATGTGGGCATTGTAGGTCACGGCGGCGTCGGGAAGACGATGCTTCTGGAGCATATTCTTCACGACGCCGGCGTAACCAACCGAATGGGCAGTATCGAAGAGGGCAACACCGTCGGGGATTATCTTGAGGAGGAGCGGGAGCGGAAGCACAGCATCACGATGAAGCTGTGCCACGTGGAATGGCGCGGGGACCGGATACATTTTATCGACCATCCGGGCTACATGGACTTCCAGGGGGAGATTGCGGCGTCCACCCCGCTGATCGACGGCCTCATCATCATGGTGGACGCGACAACCGGGGTTCAGGTTGGGACGGACATCGCGTGGAAGTATGCGCAGCGCCACCGTGTGCCCCGGGCCTTTTTCGTGAACAAACTGGACCGCGAGCACACGAATTTTGACGAGGTCGTGGCCGGCCTGCGGGAGACCTACGGCAAGCAGTGCGTGCCGCTGGTGATACCGGTGGGCGAGGGCGGGAATCTCGAGCGCGTGGTGAATATCTTTGAGGGCGACACCTCCGGTATCGAAGATCAGATCGCGCGGGTGAAGGAAGCCATTGTGGACGCGGTGGCCGAAACCGACGACGCCTTGATGGAGAAATACTTCGAGACTGGCGAGCTTTCGCCGGAGGAGTTCCACCGGGGCCTGCACGACGGAATTACGGCGGGCAAGATCATGCCAATCATCGCGGGAAGCGCGATCAAGGACTTTGGCATTGACGAGCTGCTCGATGTCGTGGCGGAGTCTTTTCCGAGCCCGCTTGACCGGCATGTGGTCGCTACGAACGGGACCGGGGAATCGGTCGAGCTCAAAGTCGGCGCGGACGAGCCTTTTCTCGGCCAGGTATTCCGAAATGTGGTGGACCCGTACGTGGGCCACTTGACGTTTTTCCGCGTGCTGACGGGTACGCTCCGGTCGGATTCCGAGTTCTACAATGTGACGACCGGCGCGAAGGAGCGCACGGGGAAGATTCTGCTGCTGAACGGCAAGGAGCAGACGGTGGTCGACGCGGTGGGCCCGGGGGATCTGGCGGCGATGACAAAGCTGAAGAACACGAATTTCGGCGACACGATTGCGGCGGTGGGCTCGAATTACAGCATGCCTCCGATCTCCCTTCCCCCCTCGATGGTGAAGCTGGCCATTACGCCGAAGACCCGGGCGGACGAGGACAAGATCGGCGAGGCGCTGCACCGGCTCGCGGAGGAGGACCCGACGTTCCAGCACTTCCGCAACGAGGAGACGGGCGAACACATCATCCAGGGCACGGGCGATTTGCAGATTGAAATCATGCTCGACCGGATGCGGCGGAAGTACAACGTGGACGTCGAAACGTCGACGCCGCGGGTCGCGTACCGGGAGACGATCCGCTCCGAGGCGGAGGCCCAGGGCAAGCACAAGAAGCAGAGCGGCGGGCACGGCCAGTATGGCGACGTGCACTTGCGGCTCAAGCCCTTGCCCCGGGGCAGCGGCTACGAGTTCATCGACAGCATCGTCGGCGGGGTGGTCCCGAAGCAGTATATTCCGCACGTTGACAAGGGTGCGCAGGAGGCGCTTCAGCGCGGGGTTATCTCGGGGCATCCGGTGGTGGATGTCGCCGTCGAACTGTTTTTCGGGTCGTACCACAATGTTGATTCCTCGGAAATGGCCTTCAAGATTGCCGCGTCGCTGGCGATACAGAAGGCGGTTAAGAGCGCGCGCCCGTGCCTGCTTGAGCCCATTGTCGAACTGGCGGTGACCATTCCCGAGGAGTTCATGGGGGATATCAACGGCGACCTGAACTCCCGGCGCGGGCGCATCCTGGGCATGGAGCCGGCCGGCGCCGGCCGCCAGCGCATTCGCGCGCTGGCGCCGGAGTCCGAGGTGCTTCGCTACTCCACGGATCTGCGCAGCATTACCCACGGGCGCGGCAGCTTTGAGGTCCAGCACTCGGGCTACGACGAAGTGCCGGAGAGCATCGCGCGCGGGATTATTGAGGCGTATGAGGCTGCCCGGGCGGAAGGGAACTGA
- a CDS encoding PEP-CTERM sorting domain-containing protein: MRKVGLCLSVLAVALFASQAFAFTTDGNWSDWFTYHGNPSLNDWQQGNYTLTNLNIRRLADEEGPTPGGGGQPFDIEEIFYFWDDFDPEDGASGGIIRVGLVTGFNSAGVNVSGTWYYAGDMFFDFGNTGGYDAAVGVGTENTVQNNGGARFGNAWGNSGVPNWTLQGVVVPAYSDSNPYRVDENAPGAIPFPGAATVAWGGMGVHNFLEIALTVDGGIEGIITDEDNGGLGLHWTMLCGNDVIDVRDDTPLVPVPEPSTAIVLGMGVLGALLRARRPDC, translated from the coding sequence ATGAGAAAAGTTGGGTTGTGTTTGAGTGTGCTGGCGGTGGCGCTGTTTGCTTCGCAGGCATTCGCGTTTACCACCGACGGCAATTGGTCGGATTGGTTCACGTACCACGGGAATCCGAGCCTCAATGACTGGCAGCAGGGCAACTACACGCTGACCAATCTGAATATCCGGCGGCTGGCCGATGAGGAGGGTCCCACGCCGGGGGGTGGCGGGCAGCCGTTCGATATCGAGGAAATTTTCTATTTCTGGGATGACTTCGATCCGGAAGACGGCGCGAGCGGCGGCATTATTCGGGTTGGGCTCGTGACGGGCTTCAACTCGGCGGGGGTGAATGTTTCTGGAACGTGGTACTACGCGGGGGACATGTTCTTTGATTTCGGGAACACGGGCGGGTATGACGCCGCGGTCGGCGTGGGAACGGAGAACACGGTGCAGAATAATGGCGGCGCGCGCTTCGGGAATGCGTGGGGCAACTCCGGCGTCCCGAATTGGACGCTTCAGGGGGTTGTCGTTCCCGCCTATTCGGATTCGAATCCGTACCGTGTGGACGAGAACGCGCCGGGAGCGATTCCGTTTCCGGGCGCCGCGACGGTCGCCTGGGGGGGCATGGGGGTCCACAATTTCCTGGAAATCGCCCTGACCGTGGATGGCGGTATCGAGGGGATTATCACCGACGAGGACAATGGCGGTCTGGGCCTTCACTGGACGATGCTGTGCGGGAACGACGTGATCGACGTGCGCGACGATACGCCGCTGGTCCCGGTTCCCGAGCCCTCCACGGCTATCGTGCTGGGCATGGGCGTGCTGGGTGCGCTGCTCAGGGCCCGCCGTCCGGATTGCTGA
- the fliP gene encoding flagellar type III secretion system pore protein FliP (The bacterial flagellar biogenesis protein FliP forms a type III secretion system (T3SS)-type pore required for flagellar assembly.) has translation MALVCFLLAVPAAAQVTPATDSGIDIAGAARNLTSRENAETSLAVVLLITVISLAPAILVMTTSFTRIIVVLGFLRQAMATQQTPPNQVLVGLALILTFFIMTPTYQQVNTNALQPYLAGTLEGAEAMEAAIQPLREFMFRQTRPKDIALFQRIAELPRPATRDEVPTHVLVPAFILSELTTAFMIGFIIYIPFLIIDMVVASTLMAMGMMMLPPIFVSLPFKIIMFVLADGWHLLFETLARSFV, from the coding sequence CTGGCGCTGGTATGCTTCCTGCTCGCCGTTCCCGCCGCCGCCCAGGTCACCCCCGCCACGGATTCGGGAATCGACATCGCGGGCGCCGCGCGCAACCTGACCAGCCGCGAGAATGCCGAAACCTCCCTCGCCGTGGTCCTGCTGATCACGGTTATCTCCCTGGCCCCCGCCATCCTCGTCATGACGACCTCCTTCACGCGGATCATCGTCGTGCTGGGTTTCCTCCGGCAGGCCATGGCCACCCAGCAGACCCCGCCCAACCAGGTGCTCGTGGGCCTCGCCCTCATCCTCACCTTCTTCATCATGACCCCCACCTACCAGCAGGTCAACACAAACGCGCTCCAACCCTACCTCGCCGGAACCCTCGAAGGCGCGGAAGCCATGGAAGCCGCCATCCAGCCCCTCCGCGAGTTCATGTTCCGCCAGACGCGGCCCAAGGACATCGCCCTCTTTCAGCGCATCGCCGAACTGCCCCGCCCCGCCACCCGCGACGAAGTCCCCACCCACGTCCTCGTCCCCGCGTTCATACTCAGCGAACTCACCACCGCGTTCATGATCGGCTTCATTATCTACATCCCCTTCCTCATCATCGACATGGTCGTCGCCAGCACCCTCATGGCCATGGGCATGATGATGCTCCCCCCCATCTTCGTGTCCCTCCCTTTCAAGATCATCATGTTCGTCCTTGCGGACGGCTGGCACCTGCTCTTCGAGACCCTCGCCCGCAGCTTCGTCTGA
- a CDS encoding FliO/MopB family protein, which translates to MRRAMAMIVAAYMAALAFAAGAPALDEFGQTAPPKVNLPQLSGVESGGGDGQHSANPDQAGDQSPTGDPLLDAVGAFMREDPAAAAPDPPEAPAPGEAGFSPVSALMNALFALCAVLGIFFLLVYLTRRLGRRTPIVAGQKLAQVIGRVALSPQASLHFVRTNDQVLVIGVTQHTVNLLQQFDAADFDVEPDLAAARAEAPESGASFLDQLRSVQDSMPAAPAVDQDIDSLKGDLQRLKKYFQDSARARE; encoded by the coding sequence ATGCGTAGGGCGATGGCCATGATCGTGGCGGCATACATGGCGGCGCTCGCGTTCGCGGCGGGAGCTCCGGCGCTCGACGAGTTCGGGCAGACCGCCCCGCCAAAGGTGAATCTGCCCCAGCTGTCGGGCGTGGAGAGCGGCGGCGGCGACGGCCAGCACAGCGCCAACCCCGATCAAGCCGGCGATCAATCCCCAACCGGCGACCCCCTGCTCGACGCGGTCGGCGCATTCATGCGCGAAGATCCCGCCGCCGCCGCCCCGGACCCGCCCGAGGCCCCGGCGCCCGGGGAAGCCGGCTTTTCCCCCGTCTCGGCGCTGATGAACGCGCTCTTCGCGCTGTGCGCCGTCCTGGGCATATTCTTCCTGCTCGTCTACCTGACCCGACGCCTCGGGCGGCGTACGCCCATCGTTGCCGGACAGAAACTGGCCCAGGTCATCGGCCGCGTCGCGCTTTCCCCGCAGGCCTCGCTGCATTTCGTGCGCACAAACGATCAGGTGCTCGTCATCGGCGTCACGCAGCACACCGTCAACCTCCTCCAGCAATTCGACGCGGCGGATTTCGACGTGGAGCCGGACCTCGCCGCGGCGCGCGCCGAAGCGCCGGAAAGCGGGGCCTCCTTCCTCGATCAGTTGCGATCCGTCCAGGATTCCATGCCCGCCGCGCCCGCGGTTGATCAGGATATTGACTCGCTCAAGGGCGACCTGCAACGCCTCAAGAAATACTTCCAGGACAGCGCCCGTGCCCGCGAGTAG
- a CDS encoding FliM/FliN family flagellar motor switch protein translates to MPNEERDTSDHAFDEELTQGSPAQEHLEIGDLGEVTLDISADLGQCAVTVRDVLELQKGSILTLDKIAGELADIYINDVPFGKGEVVVLVDSLHVRIAEIVGLAERDGGYA, encoded by the coding sequence ATGCCAAACGAAGAACGAGACACGTCGGATCACGCTTTCGACGAGGAACTGACCCAGGGTTCCCCCGCGCAGGAGCATCTGGAAATTGGCGACCTCGGCGAGGTGACGCTCGACATCTCCGCCGACCTTGGCCAGTGCGCGGTCACGGTGCGCGATGTGCTCGAACTGCAAAAAGGCTCGATCCTGACCCTCGACAAAATCGCGGGCGAATTGGCCGACATCTATATCAACGATGTTCCCTTTGGCAAGGGCGAGGTGGTCGTACTCGTAGATTCGCTTCATGTGCGCATCGCCGAAATCGTCGGCCTCGCGGAGCGGGATGGCGGCTATGCGTAG
- a CDS encoding flagellar motor protein MotB gives MARKKCKCPPPGAPAWMATFADMMSLLLTFFVLLLSFSTISEDKFKEALMSLEGGFRPFPRSSHFVAPLPKPPRRQNEEAQQAARKLRRQLQVRGLERKVRVDFDALGGIKINLPASLLFEPGEAALRPAAIPVIRDIAAVLAELPESFFEVQGHTDTTPLASTARFRDNYDLSYERAHSVTEQMVISGGLPVNQFEIHAMGATQPMATNATEEGRAANRRVEIYVRGLLDKARLNTLLQGLDTEGQRTDLPLSPAELDELR, from the coding sequence ATGGCCAGGAAGAAATGTAAATGCCCACCGCCCGGCGCCCCGGCATGGATGGCCACCTTCGCGGATATGATGAGCCTCCTCCTCACCTTCTTCGTACTCCTGCTGTCCTTTTCGACCATCAGCGAGGACAAGTTCAAGGAAGCCCTCATGTCGCTCGAAGGAGGATTCCGCCCCTTCCCGCGCTCGTCCCACTTCGTGGCCCCGTTGCCCAAGCCGCCGCGGCGCCAGAACGAAGAGGCGCAGCAGGCCGCCCGCAAACTGCGCCGGCAATTGCAGGTGCGCGGACTGGAACGCAAGGTGCGCGTCGACTTTGACGCCCTCGGCGGCATCAAGATAAACCTGCCCGCAAGCCTGCTTTTCGAGCCGGGCGAAGCGGCCCTCCGGCCGGCGGCCATTCCCGTGATCCGCGATATCGCCGCCGTGCTCGCCGAATTGCCCGAGAGCTTTTTCGAGGTGCAGGGCCACACGGACACCACCCCGCTGGCCTCCACCGCCCGATTCCGGGACAACTACGACCTGAGCTACGAGCGCGCCCACAGTGTGACCGAACAGATGGTCATCTCCGGGGGGCTTCCGGTCAACCAGTTTGAGATTCACGCAATGGGCGCAACCCAGCCCATGGCCACCAATGCCACCGAGGAGGGCCGCGCGGCCAACCGGCGGGTCGAGATCTACGTTCGCGGGCTGCTGGACAAGGCCCGCTTGAATACGCTATTACAAGGGCTGGACACGGAAGGGCAGCGGACCGATTTACCGCTCTCCCCCGCCGAACTGGATGAGTTGAGGTAA
- a CDS encoding MotA/TolQ/ExbB proton channel family protein has translation MDLATLIGLVAGFLLILITIVLGGPLGIFINIPSFVVVLGGTTAAVLVNFPMSQVVGVVGVLKNAFFSRDLQTEELIKKMVEFATIARREGILALESHVSDAGDEFLGKSVQLAIDGTAPELIKDILTTEIAFMEDRHNMGSSILESAGAFAPAFGMIGTLIGLVQMLANMADPSQIGPAMAVALLTTLYGAVLANLVFLPCVGKLKVRTATELLQKEVVIEGILSIQSGDNPRVVEQKLKAFVSPAIRERIVVGGRGGR, from the coding sequence ATGGACCTCGCAACACTCATCGGTTTGGTGGCTGGCTTTCTCCTGATCCTGATTACCATTGTGCTCGGGGGGCCGCTCGGCATCTTCATCAATATTCCCTCCTTCGTTGTGGTGCTCGGAGGAACGACCGCGGCGGTGCTTGTGAACTTTCCGATGTCCCAGGTCGTCGGCGTTGTGGGCGTCCTGAAGAACGCCTTTTTCAGCCGCGACCTTCAGACCGAGGAGCTCATCAAGAAAATGGTGGAGTTCGCCACCATTGCGCGCCGCGAAGGCATCCTCGCCCTCGAAAGCCACGTCTCCGACGCCGGCGACGAATTCCTGGGCAAGAGCGTCCAGCTCGCCATCGACGGCACCGCCCCCGAGCTCATCAAGGACATCCTCACAACCGAAATCGCCTTCATGGAAGACCGCCACAATATGGGATCGTCCATTCTAGAGTCCGCCGGCGCCTTCGCGCCCGCCTTCGGCATGATCGGCACCCTCATCGGCCTCGTGCAGATGCTCGCCAACATGGCCGACCCCTCCCAGATCGGCCCCGCCATGGCCGTCGCCCTGCTCACCACCCTCTACGGCGCCGTGCTTGCCAATCTCGTCTTCCTGCCGTGCGTCGGGAAATTGAAAGTGCGCACCGCCACCGAACTGCTCCAGAAAGAGGTCGTAATCGAGGGCATCCTGAGCATTCAGTCCGGGGACAATCCCCGTGTGGTCGAACAGAAGCTCAAGGCTTTTGTATCGCCGGCTATCCGCGAGCGAATCGTGGTTGGCGGCCGCGGCGGCCGGTGA
- a CDS encoding flagellar hook protein FlgE, with the protein MGRALFTAVTGLKAQQTKLDIVANNIANVNTTGYRSSRILFQDLFSQTLSGPSAPAGQFGGTNPRQVGLGVQVASIDVNHGQGSLVTTGINSDLAIQGNGFFILSDGLTSVYTRDGSFTINSVGTLIDPATGLRVQGYTASPAGVIDAVNTIPGDITIPLGQAGFASATTEAEIVGNLNARTRDGEFVVRNIEVFDSLGTARNVELTFTKTPNPNEWTWEATFDNGGGPATVGSGTLTFDTDGTVQAGSETGAISITAADLGSEPTMPVDPLAITLDFSTITQLTPPVDPAADPAAQPPSNITLNSQDGFPLGVLQSFSIGANGQIIGVFTNDRTRVIAQVALAAFANVGGLTREGNNAFRQSPASGLAQIGTPGTGGRGSVNGGVLESSNVDLGTEFSELIITQRAFQANSRTITAADTLLQEAVNLVR; encoded by the coding sequence ATTGTCGCGAACAACATCGCAAACGTGAACACCACCGGCTATCGCAGCTCCCGCATCCTGTTTCAGGACCTTTTCAGTCAGACGCTCAGCGGCCCCTCCGCGCCCGCGGGGCAGTTCGGCGGAACCAACCCGCGCCAGGTGGGCCTCGGCGTACAGGTCGCCAGCATCGATGTAAACCACGGCCAGGGCTCGCTCGTCACCACCGGCATCAACTCCGATCTGGCGATACAGGGCAACGGCTTCTTTATCCTCAGCGATGGACTCACCAGCGTCTACACGCGCGACGGCTCCTTTACCATCAATTCCGTGGGGACCCTGATCGACCCCGCGACCGGCCTGCGCGTCCAGGGCTATACCGCCTCGCCAGCCGGCGTAATCGATGCCGTCAACACCATTCCCGGCGACATTACGATCCCCCTCGGACAGGCGGGTTTCGCAAGCGCCACCACCGAAGCCGAGATCGTCGGCAACCTGAACGCGCGCACGCGCGACGGCGAGTTCGTCGTCCGGAATATCGAGGTCTTCGACTCCCTCGGAACAGCCCGCAACGTCGAACTGACCTTCACCAAGACCCCCAACCCCAACGAGTGGACCTGGGAAGCCACCTTCGACAACGGCGGTGGACCAGCGACCGTCGGATCCGGCACGCTGACCTTTGACACCGACGGCACGGTCCAGGCCGGGAGCGAAACCGGCGCCATCAGCATAACCGCCGCCGACCTGGGCAGCGAACCAACCATGCCCGTCGATCCCCTCGCGATAACGCTCGACTTTTCCACCATAACCCAGCTCACCCCGCCCGTGGACCCCGCCGCGGATCCCGCCGCCCAGCCCCCGAGCAATATCACGCTCAACAGCCAGGACGGCTTTCCCCTCGGCGTGCTCCAGAGCTTCAGCATTGGCGCAAACGGGCAGATAATCGGCGTCTTCACCAATGACCGGACCCGCGTTATCGCCCAGGTGGCGCTGGCGGCCTTCGCGAACGTTGGGGGGCTGACCCGCGAAGGAAACAACGCCTTTCGCCAATCGCCGGCCTCCGGCCTGGCGCAGATTGGAACGCCGGGCACCGGCGGGCGCGGCTCCGTGAATGGCGGCGTGCTCGAAAGTTCCAACGTCGATCTGGGCACCGAATTCAGCGAACTGATCATTACGCAACGGGCCTTCCAGGCCAACTCCCGAACCATCACCGCGGCCGACACGCTCCTTCAGGAAGCCGTGAACCTCGTCCGCTAG